One Dehalococcoidia bacterium genomic region harbors:
- the gatA gene encoding Asp-tRNA(Asn)/Glu-tRNA(Gln) amidotransferase subunit GatA, translated as MASPKLHELTLHEARDLLRKREVSSVDLTKAVLERVHAVEAKVRAYVTVTDEFALEQARKADERLKANDTSPLLGVPMQIKDNICTSGVKTTCSSRMLESFVPPYDAHVTQRLFQAGAVMLGKGNMDEFAMGSSTENSAFFPTRNPWDLERVPGGSSGGPAAAVAAGEAFYSLGSDTGGSIRQPASFCGVVGMKPTYGRVSRYGLVAFASSLDQIGPLTKDVTDCALVLNAIAGHDPRDSTSYPRAVPDYTKALRPDVKGLRIGVPKEYFGGGVESDVAEVLQRAIVKLRELGATVGECSLPSTKYALPTYYIIAPSECSANLARYDGVKYGYSDKSAENMWEGMERTREHGFGPEVKRRIMLGTYALSSGYYDAYYLKAQKVRTLIRREFEAAFKQFDLLVSPTSPSAPFKLGEKTADPLKMYMSDICTIPVNIAGIPAVSLPAGFSYGMPVGMQLMAPAFGEEALLRAAYAYEQAVGWHKLRPPV; from the coding sequence ATGGCTTCTCCCAAGCTCCATGAGCTGACGCTTCACGAGGCGCGCGACCTCCTGCGCAAGCGGGAGGTCTCCTCCGTCGATCTGACCAAGGCCGTGCTAGAGCGCGTCCACGCCGTCGAGGCGAAGGTGCGCGCCTACGTCACGGTCACGGATGAGTTCGCGCTGGAGCAGGCGCGCAAGGCGGACGAGCGCCTGAAGGCGAACGACACCAGCCCCCTGCTCGGCGTGCCCATGCAGATCAAGGACAACATCTGCACCAGCGGCGTGAAGACCACCTGCTCGTCGCGCATGCTGGAAAGCTTCGTGCCCCCGTACGACGCCCACGTAACGCAGCGCCTCTTCCAGGCGGGCGCCGTGATGCTGGGCAAGGGCAACATGGACGAGTTCGCAATGGGCTCGTCCACGGAGAATTCGGCGTTCTTCCCCACGCGCAACCCGTGGGACCTGGAGCGCGTCCCCGGCGGCTCCAGCGGCGGCCCCGCGGCGGCGGTCGCGGCGGGCGAGGCGTTCTACTCGCTCGGCTCCGACACGGGCGGCAGCATCCGGCAGCCCGCCAGCTTCTGCGGCGTCGTCGGGATGAAGCCCACCTATGGCCGGGTGAGCCGCTACGGGCTGGTGGCCTTCGCCAGCTCGCTCGACCAGATCGGCCCGCTGACGAAGGACGTCACCGACTGCGCCCTCGTGCTCAACGCCATCGCGGGGCACGACCCGCGCGACTCCACGTCCTATCCGCGCGCCGTGCCCGACTACACGAAGGCGCTGCGGCCCGACGTGAAGGGGCTGCGCATCGGCGTGCCGAAGGAGTACTTCGGCGGCGGCGTCGAGAGCGACGTGGCCGAGGTGCTGCAACGGGCCATCGTCAAGCTGCGCGAGCTTGGCGCGACTGTCGGCGAGTGCTCGCTGCCCTCCACGAAGTACGCCCTGCCGACCTACTACATCATCGCGCCGTCCGAGTGCTCGGCGAACCTGGCCCGCTACGACGGCGTCAAGTACGGGTATTCCGACAAGTCGGCGGAGAACATGTGGGAGGGCATGGAGCGGACGCGAGAGCACGGCTTCGGGCCAGAGGTGAAGCGCCGCATCATGCTGGGAACGTACGCCCTCTCCTCGGGCTACTACGACGCCTACTACCTGAAGGCCCAGAAGGTGCGCACCCTCATCCGCCGCGAGTTCGAGGCCGCGTTCAAGCAGTTCGACCTTCTGGTCTCGCCTACCTCGCCCTCCGCGCCGTTCAAGCTCGGCGAAAAGACCGCCGACCCGCTCAAGATGTACATGTCGGACATCTGCACCATTCCGGTGAACATCGCGGGGATTCCCGCCGTGTCCCTGCCCGCGGGGTTCTCCTACGGCATGCCCGTGGGGATGCAGCTCATGGCGCCCGCCTTCGGCGAGGAGGCGCTTTTGCGCGCCGCCTACGCCTACGAGCAGGCGGTCGGCTGGCACAAGCTGCGCCCGCCGGTGTAG
- a CDS encoding VOC family protein, with protein sequence MYKRIDHIVIAVKNLEQSAALYGEKFGLKATDVGKLTEGLKETTFTTGNTRIVLSQPVDPNGPVARFIEERGEGLYLVALEVDNVDKAAEALRKRGARIAEAPSAEHGRRVFIHPKSAHGVLFQLVESKA encoded by the coding sequence GTGTACAAGCGCATTGACCACATCGTCATCGCCGTCAAGAACCTGGAGCAGTCCGCCGCCCTCTACGGGGAGAAGTTCGGCCTTAAGGCCACGGACGTGGGCAAGCTCACGGAGGGCCTGAAGGAGACGACGTTCACTACGGGAAACACCCGCATCGTGCTGTCGCAGCCGGTGGACCCGAACGGGCCGGTCGCCAGGTTCATCGAGGAGCGCGGCGAGGGCCTCTACCTGGTGGCGCTGGAGGTGGACAACGTGGACAAGGCGGCTGAGGCGCTCAGGAAGCGGGGCGCGCGCATCGCGGAGGCGCCCTCCGCCGAGCATGGCCGCAGAGTCTTCATCCACCCCAAGTCGGCGCACGGCGTGCTGTTCCAGCTTGTGGAGAGCAAGGCGTAG